A portion of the Adhaeribacter radiodurans genome contains these proteins:
- a CDS encoding RecQ family ATP-dependent DNA helicase, giving the protein MELTIHQILQQFWHYNAFRPLQEDIIQSVLAGQDTLALLPTGGGKSICFQVPALAKPGICLVISPLIALMKDQVEQLQKRNIAAVAIHSGLSKHEIDIILDNCVFGQVKFLYVSPERLQTDIFRERVKRMSVSLLAVDEAHCISQWGYDFRPAYLQIAELRTLLPDIPVLALTATATEVVKQDIQDKLLFQKAKVFQQSFARANLSYSCLVTEDKHARLLGILQKVPGSAVVYVRSRRQTVETAKWLQARGISAGIYHAGLSFADRAKFQQQWIENRTRVIIATNAFGMGIDKPDVRLVIHLDLPETLEAYYQEAGRAGRGGKYSYATVLLGPADTEDLRAKVTEAHPPIDTLKRVYQALANYYQIAVGSGEFTSFDFQIDDFTRTYKLKALEVHHAIRKLESEGLLQLNEAFYAPSKLYFSVDHEELYKFQIAHHEFDALLKTLLRIYGGNLYSSFVKINERQIASYLQSTEAAVRKTLEYLSQRNIVEYEPQREAPQLLFTTPRYDAANLPLDKAKLTQFRKTAVQKAEAVINYLETTNRCRTQLLLQYFGEITDEYCRICDYCLARKKEQRKEDNYKILHDQIIAHLSQQPLHPKALVARFEPKFALDLTNIIRNMLEKGQLKYDNQSKLELIKS; this is encoded by the coding sequence TTGGAGCTTACTATTCACCAAATCTTACAACAGTTCTGGCATTATAATGCCTTCCGGCCATTACAGGAAGATATTATTCAATCCGTTTTGGCAGGTCAAGACACCTTAGCATTGTTACCTACAGGCGGCGGCAAATCGATCTGTTTTCAGGTGCCAGCACTAGCTAAACCTGGTATTTGCCTGGTTATTTCGCCTCTAATTGCCCTCATGAAAGACCAGGTAGAGCAGCTGCAAAAAAGAAACATTGCGGCGGTAGCTATTCATTCTGGACTGAGTAAGCACGAAATAGATATTATTTTAGATAATTGTGTTTTTGGCCAGGTAAAGTTCCTGTATGTATCGCCGGAACGCTTGCAAACCGACATTTTCCGGGAGCGGGTAAAACGAATGTCGGTTTCTTTACTGGCCGTAGACGAAGCGCATTGTATTTCGCAGTGGGGTTATGATTTTCGGCCGGCCTACCTCCAAATTGCTGAACTGCGTACATTATTACCCGATATTCCGGTGTTAGCGCTCACCGCCACTGCCACAGAAGTAGTAAAGCAAGATATTCAGGATAAATTATTATTTCAGAAAGCGAAAGTATTTCAACAGAGTTTTGCGCGGGCCAATTTGTCTTATTCTTGTTTGGTTACCGAAGACAAGCATGCCCGGTTATTAGGTATTCTGCAGAAAGTACCGGGTAGTGCTGTGGTGTACGTTCGCAGCCGACGGCAAACCGTAGAAACAGCCAAATGGCTGCAAGCTCGGGGAATATCCGCCGGAATTTACCATGCCGGCTTATCTTTTGCCGACCGCGCTAAATTTCAGCAGCAATGGATAGAAAACAGAACCCGGGTAATAATTGCTACTAATGCTTTTGGAATGGGCATTGATAAGCCGGATGTGCGGCTGGTAATACACCTGGATTTGCCCGAAACGTTAGAAGCCTACTACCAGGAAGCCGGAAGGGCTGGCAGGGGTGGCAAATACTCGTACGCCACCGTGTTGCTTGGCCCCGCTGATACCGAAGATTTACGAGCTAAAGTGACCGAAGCACATCCACCCATTGACACGCTGAAACGGGTATACCAGGCTTTGGCTAATTATTACCAGATTGCCGTAGGCAGCGGCGAGTTTACTTCTTTTGATTTTCAAATAGATGATTTTACCCGCACCTATAAATTGAAAGCTTTGGAAGTGCACCACGCTATCCGAAAACTAGAATCTGAAGGATTGCTGCAACTAAACGAAGCCTTTTACGCTCCTTCTAAACTCTATTTTTCTGTAGACCACGAAGAATTATATAAATTTCAAATAGCACACCACGAATTTGATGCTCTTTTAAAAACCTTACTGCGAATTTACGGGGGTAATTTATATTCCAGCTTTGTTAAAATTAACGAACGCCAAATTGCCAGCTACCTGCAAAGTACCGAAGCAGCCGTTCGGAAAACCCTAGAATATCTGAGCCAAAGAAATATTGTAGAATACGAACCCCAACGGGAAGCGCCTCAGTTGTTGTTTACCACTCCCCGCTACGATGCCGCTAACTTACCGTTGGATAAAGCGAAACTAACCCAGTTCCGGAAAACGGCTGTGCAAAAAGCGGAAGCAGTAATAAATTACCTGGAAACTACTAACCGGTGCCGCACTCAATTGTTGCTCCAGTATTTTGGCGAAATAACGGATGAATATTGCCGGATTTGCGATTATTGTCTGGCCCGCAAAAAAGAACAACGAAAAGAAGATAATTATAAAATTCTTCACGATCAAATAATTGCCCACCTTAGCCAGCAGCCTTTGCACCCTAAAGCATTAGTAGCGCGCTTCGAACCTAAATTCGCTCTTGATTTGACTAATATAATTCGCAACATGCTGGAAAAAGGACAATTAAAATACGATAACCAAAGCAAACTAGAATTAATTAAAAGTTAA